In Sphingomonas psychrotolerans, the following proteins share a genomic window:
- a CDS encoding methyltransferase family protein, translating to MYHDPALASRAKADPRPRSAVSGAVGFVGLAGMTAWLIVAHHFGMNGPYAALVNVLACALPMVVWSLAVDKVHRNPSTGIDWSLKRPWRETLDGSVTKLTGLWLTWGAIAAIYALGRVWWDTRYANYPFAMSCFVAIAPALFALSVPYVLWLDRKLTEPRDGAWSLGAWAMGVEGWDREAIFNHLRSWAVKAFFLAFMVAIVPPGFAEFISIDPMTVLRNPVALAMYCVTFMFVADVAFATAGYILTLRPLDSHIRTANPYAAGWTAALICYPPFLLMGQGGPLDYHQGSADWSHWLGSFPWLLPALGAVLVALTAIYAWATIAFGLRFSNLTHRGVLTHGPYAWTRHPAYLSKNLFWWLSTMPFLATTGWHDAVRNAAVMACVSGVYYWRAQTEERHLGSDPAYQEYSAWMARNAPVPRLFDRILGRR from the coding sequence ATGTATCACGACCCCGCTCTGGCCTCGCGCGCCAAGGCCGATCCGCGCCCGCGCTCCGCAGTGAGCGGCGCCGTCGGTTTCGTCGGGCTGGCCGGGATGACCGCCTGGCTGATCGTGGCGCACCATTTCGGCATGAACGGCCCCTATGCGGCGCTGGTCAACGTCCTTGCCTGCGCCTTGCCGATGGTGGTCTGGTCGCTCGCAGTCGACAAGGTGCACCGTAATCCCTCGACCGGCATCGACTGGAGTCTGAAGCGGCCGTGGCGCGAGACGCTCGATGGTTCGGTCACCAAGCTCACCGGGCTGTGGCTGACCTGGGGGGCGATCGCCGCAATCTACGCGCTCGGCCGGGTCTGGTGGGACACGCGTTACGCCAATTACCCGTTCGCCATGTCGTGCTTCGTCGCGATCGCACCGGCATTGTTCGCGCTGTCGGTGCCCTATGTGCTCTGGCTCGACCGCAAGCTGACCGAGCCGCGCGACGGCGCCTGGTCGCTCGGCGCATGGGCGATGGGCGTCGAGGGCTGGGACCGCGAGGCAATCTTCAATCATCTGCGCAGCTGGGCAGTGAAGGCGTTCTTCCTCGCCTTCATGGTCGCGATCGTGCCGCCCGGTTTCGCGGAATTCATATCGATCGACCCGATGACGGTACTGCGGAACCCGGTTGCACTGGCGATGTACTGCGTCACCTTCATGTTCGTGGCCGACGTCGCGTTCGCCACTGCCGGCTACATCCTCACGCTGCGCCCGCTCGACTCGCACATCCGCACCGCCAACCCTTACGCCGCCGGCTGGACCGCGGCTTTGATCTGCTATCCGCCGTTCCTGCTGATGGGGCAGGGCGGGCCGCTCGATTATCATCAGGGCAGCGCCGATTGGTCGCACTGGCTGGGGAGCTTTCCGTGGCTGCTGCCGGCGCTCGGCGCGGTGCTGGTCGCGCTCACTGCGATCTACGCCTGGGCGACGATTGCCTTCGGGCTGCGCTTCTCGAATCTCACCCATCGCGGCGTGCTGACCCATGGTCCCTATGCCTGGACCCGGCACCCGGCCTATCTCTCGAAGAACCTCTTCTGGTGGCTCTCGACCATGCCGTTCCTCGCCACCACCGGCTGGCACGATGCGGTGCGCAACGCTGCAGTGATGGCGTGCGTCAGCGGAGTCTATTATTGGCGCGCGCAGACCGAGGAACGCCATCTCGGCAGCGATCCGGCCTATCAGGAATATTCCGCCTGGATGGCGCGGAATGCGCCGGTGCCGCGCCTGTTCGACCGGATCCTCGGCCGGCGTTGA
- a CDS encoding M61 family metallopeptidase, with amino-acid sequence MLRALSVAALLLATAAPALGQNSAPQPAPFVDTIPEARDTAYPGTILLDIDATDTQRGIFRVKQTIPVAKSGHLVLLYPKWLQGKHGPRGEIEKLTGLQISANGKRLQWKRDPVDVFAFHIDVPGGAKKLDLEFQFASATSSDQGRIVMTPAMMSLQFNSMSLYPAGYYVRRIPVQARVKYPEGWSAASGLPSKATGSTYNYEKTNYEVLVDSPVLAGRYYRPIELSPRVTLDVFADTPEELEAKPEQIEAHKRLVDQTVKTMGSQPYDQYHFLLSISDELGGIGLEHHRSSENGVKPGYFIKWDDNPTGRNLLPHEFTHSWDGKYRRGADQWAPDYRTPTRGSLLWVYEGQTQFWGYVFQARSGLVSKNDTLESYASIMASLDNRKAREWRPMGDTTNDPVISARAPKGWVSWQRSEDYYNEGLLIWMEVDSVLREQSKGMKSIDDFARAFFQGRDGDYGEVTYTFDDVVRTLNAIQPYDWRTLLDQRVNQVSQRAPLAGFERNGYKLVYTEEPNKATGKTVVDLAYSLGLTLGPKGITTVAWDSPAFEAGVDLGDEIVAVNGRAYTGDRLKQAVKEAKGGKDPIKLLLKSGERYREVAIDYHGGLRYPHLVKTATGEAGLDKLLQPR; translated from the coding sequence ATGCTTCGTGCGCTTTCCGTCGCTGCCCTGCTCCTCGCCACCGCCGCGCCCGCGCTCGGGCAGAATTCGGCGCCCCAGCCGGCACCGTTCGTCGATACGATCCCCGAGGCGCGCGACACGGCCTATCCCGGCACGATACTGCTCGACATTGATGCCACCGACACCCAGCGCGGCATCTTTCGAGTCAAGCAGACCATCCCCGTGGCGAAGAGCGGGCACCTAGTTTTGCTCTATCCCAAATGGCTGCAGGGCAAGCACGGTCCGCGAGGGGAGATCGAGAAGCTCACCGGATTGCAGATCAGCGCGAATGGCAAGCGCCTGCAATGGAAGCGCGATCCGGTCGACGTGTTCGCCTTCCATATCGACGTGCCCGGCGGCGCGAAGAAGCTCGACCTCGAATTCCAGTTCGCCTCGGCCACGTCGAGCGATCAGGGGCGCATCGTCATGACCCCGGCGATGATGAGCCTCCAGTTCAATTCGATGAGCCTCTATCCGGCTGGCTATTATGTCCGCCGCATCCCGGTGCAGGCGCGCGTGAAATATCCGGAGGGCTGGTCGGCCGCGTCGGGTCTGCCGTCGAAAGCGACCGGATCGACCTACAATTACGAGAAGACCAATTACGAAGTGCTGGTCGATTCGCCCGTGCTCGCCGGTCGCTATTACCGCCCGATCGAGCTCAGCCCGCGGGTGACGCTCGACGTTTTCGCCGACACTCCCGAGGAGCTCGAGGCCAAGCCCGAGCAGATCGAGGCGCACAAGCGCCTCGTCGATCAGACGGTGAAGACAATGGGGTCGCAGCCCTACGACCAATATCACTTCCTGCTCTCGATCAGCGACGAGTTGGGCGGGATCGGGCTCGAGCATCACCGCAGCTCCGAGAACGGCGTGAAGCCCGGCTATTTCATCAAATGGGACGACAACCCCACCGGCCGCAATCTGCTACCGCACGAATTCACCCATAGCTGGGATGGCAAATATCGCCGCGGCGCCGACCAATGGGCGCCCGATTATCGCACGCCCACCCGCGGCTCGCTGCTGTGGGTCTATGAGGGCCAGACGCAGTTCTGGGGCTATGTGTTTCAGGCACGCTCGGGGCTGGTGAGCAAGAACGACACGCTCGAATCCTATGCGAGCATCATGGCGAGCCTCGACAATCGCAAGGCGCGCGAGTGGCGGCCGATGGGCGACACCACCAACGATCCGGTGATTTCCGCGCGCGCCCCGAAAGGCTGGGTGAGCTGGCAGCGCTCGGAGGATTATTACAACGAGGGCCTGCTGATCTGGATGGAAGTCGATTCGGTCCTGCGCGAGCAATCGAAGGGCATGAAGTCCATCGACGATTTCGCGCGCGCCTTCTTCCAGGGCCGCGACGGCGATTATGGCGAAGTGACCTACACTTTCGACGATGTCGTCCGCACGCTGAACGCGATCCAGCCTTATGACTGGCGCACCCTGCTCGATCAGCGCGTCAATCAGGTGTCGCAGCGCGCGCCGCTCGCCGGATTCGAGCGCAACGGCTACAAACTGGTCTATACCGAGGAGCCCAACAAGGCGACCGGCAAGACCGTGGTCGATCTCGCTTACTCGCTGGGGCTGACGCTCGGGCCGAAGGGCATCACCACCGTCGCGTGGGACAGCCCGGCCTTCGAGGCGGGCGTGGATCTGGGCGACGAGATCGTCGCAGTGAACGGTCGCGCCTATACCGGCGACCGGCTCAAGCAGGCGGTCAAGGAAGCCAAAGGCGGCAAGGATCCCATCAAGTTGCTGCTGAAAAGCGGCGAGCGCTACCGTGAAGTCGCCATCGACTATCATGGCGGGCTTCGCTATCCGCACCTCGTGAAGACGGCCACGGGAGAGGCTGGCCTCGACAAGCTGCTCCAGCCCCGCTGA
- a CDS encoding TldD/PmbA family protein, with amino-acid sequence MLTESQACERVHDIVDRARAAGADMSDAVFAADRSLSVSVRMGALEDVERSESEELGLRVFVGHRSASVSTSDLSTDALDALVERAIAMAREAPEDKWAGLAPQERLLHGSPPLLDLDDGANEAPEVLKLRALAAEEAARAVPGVTNSEGAGAGASRSVMAIATSHGFTGVYAQTSHGVSASVLAGSGGAMERDHAHHSARHAAMVDAPEAIGRLAGERAVARLDPVKVQSGAMPVIFDRRVSAGLVGHLLGAISGAAITRKTSFLLDCLGKQVFAKGVTICDDPHRPRGLRSRPFDGEGLPVLPIKLIDQGMLETWLLDSASARQLGLEPTGHAARGGAGAPGVAPSNLYMQPGSIPPETLVGEIERGILVTELIGQGVNSITGDYSRGAAGFLIENGEITRPVSEITIASNLKDMFLALTPANDLEFRFGINAPTLRIDGMTIAGA; translated from the coding sequence ATGCTGACCGAGTCCCAAGCCTGCGAACGCGTCCATGACATCGTCGATCGTGCACGCGCGGCGGGCGCCGATATGTCCGACGCCGTGTTCGCCGCGGATCGTTCGCTGTCGGTGTCGGTGCGGATGGGTGCGCTCGAGGATGTCGAGCGTTCGGAGAGCGAGGAACTCGGCCTGCGCGTCTTCGTCGGGCACCGCTCGGCAAGCGTCTCGACTTCGGACCTCAGCACCGATGCGCTCGACGCCCTGGTCGAGCGCGCGATTGCGATGGCGCGCGAGGCGCCCGAGGACAAATGGGCCGGCCTCGCCCCGCAGGAGCGGCTGCTGCACGGCAGCCCGCCTTTGCTCGACCTCGACGACGGCGCGAACGAGGCGCCCGAGGTGTTGAAGCTGCGCGCGCTTGCCGCCGAGGAGGCCGCGCGCGCCGTCCCGGGCGTGACCAACAGCGAAGGAGCCGGCGCGGGCGCCAGCCGTTCGGTCATGGCGATCGCGACGAGCCACGGCTTCACCGGCGTCTATGCCCAGACCAGCCACGGCGTCTCGGCGAGCGTGCTCGCGGGGAGCGGCGGTGCGATGGAGCGCGATCATGCGCATCACAGCGCGCGCCACGCCGCGATGGTCGACGCACCCGAAGCGATCGGCCGGCTGGCGGGCGAGCGCGCAGTGGCGCGACTCGATCCGGTCAAAGTGCAAAGCGGCGCGATGCCGGTAATATTCGATCGCCGCGTCTCGGCAGGGCTGGTCGGACATCTGCTCGGCGCGATTTCCGGCGCGGCGATCACGCGCAAGACGAGCTTCCTGCTCGATTGCCTCGGCAAGCAGGTCTTCGCGAAAGGCGTGACGATCTGCGACGATCCGCACCGCCCGCGCGGACTGCGCTCGCGGCCCTTCGACGGCGAGGGCCTGCCGGTGCTCCCGATCAAGCTGATCGATCAAGGCATGCTCGAGACGTGGCTGCTCGACAGCGCCTCGGCCCGGCAGCTGGGGCTCGAGCCGACGGGGCATGCCGCGCGCGGCGGTGCCGGTGCGCCGGGCGTCGCGCCGAGCAACCTTTATATGCAGCCCGGCAGCATTCCGCCCGAGACGTTGGTTGGCGAGATCGAGCGCGGCATCCTCGTCACCGAGCTGATCGGGCAAGGGGTCAACAGCATTACCGGCGATTACAGCCGCGGCGCCGCGGGCTTTCTGATCGAGAATGGCGAGATCACCCGCCCGGTCTCGGAGATCACGATCGCGAGCAACCTGAAGGACATGTTCCTCGCGCTGACCCCGGCCAACGATCTCGAGTTCCGCTTTGGCATCAACGCGCCGACCCTGCGCATCGACGGGATGACCATCGCCGGTGCGTGA
- a CDS encoding 3'(2'),5'-bisphosphate nucleotidase CysQ, with translation MRDLAAEVENIAADAGRFAIKLWDTDFRRWEKSPGNPVCAVDLEVDGMLRYRLSELLPDAGWLSEETIDNAARLDAERIWVVDPIDGTRDYLRGRPGWAVSVALVDKGRPVIGVLDAPARNEVWTAQAGAGAFRNGERLRVTERTELAGARVPADQLPKVDHDLVTVAKPNSIALRIAMVAAGEADLLATIRWGNEWDIAAAVLLAEEAGASVSDAFGRPLAFNTPDAQAFGVLTTSPGIHTAAVARLADRAKEAIGKR, from the coding sequence GTGCGTGATCTGGCCGCCGAAGTCGAGAACATCGCCGCCGATGCGGGGCGGTTCGCGATCAAATTGTGGGACACCGATTTCCGACGCTGGGAGAAATCGCCCGGCAATCCGGTCTGCGCGGTCGATCTCGAGGTCGACGGGATGCTGCGCTACCGGTTGAGCGAATTGCTTCCCGACGCCGGCTGGTTGTCCGAAGAGACGATCGACAATGCCGCGCGGCTCGATGCCGAGCGGATCTGGGTGGTCGATCCGATCGACGGGACACGCGATTATCTGCGCGGGCGGCCGGGTTGGGCCGTGTCGGTCGCGTTGGTCGACAAGGGGCGGCCGGTGATCGGCGTGCTCGATGCGCCGGCGCGGAACGAAGTGTGGACCGCGCAGGCGGGGGCGGGCGCGTTCCGTAACGGCGAGCGCCTGCGCGTGACCGAGCGCACTGAACTGGCCGGAGCGCGCGTGCCGGCCGACCAGCTCCCCAAGGTCGATCACGATCTGGTGACGGTCGCCAAGCCCAATTCGATCGCCTTGCGCATCGCGATGGTCGCGGCGGGCGAGGCCGATCTGCTCGCGACGATCCGCTGGGGCAATGAATGGGACATCGCCGCGGCGGTGCTGCTCGCCGAGGAGGCCGGCGCCTCGGTCAGCGACGCATTCGGTCGGCCGCTGGCCTTCAACACGCCCGACGCGCAGGCGTTCGGGGTGTTGACGACGAGCCCCGGCATTCACACCGCCGCGGTCGCGCGGCTTGCCGATCGCGCGAAGGAAGCGATCGGCAAGCGCTGA
- the ubiA gene encoding 4-hydroxybenzoate octaprenyltransferase: MVQPAQIVPDTEHRGLVGMLPAALRPFALLARFDRPIGWWLLFWPGAWAITLSGNALARWDLILWFLLGSIAMRGAGCVYNDIVDRDLDRQVARTASRPLASGAVSLRAAWIWLLALCLIGLVVLVQLTPPGAVVALSSLALVAAYPFMKRITWWPQAWLGLVFSWAALVGWAEAPESARLPGLLLYVGCIFWVIGYDTIYALQDVEDDALVGVRSSARRLGSRVRGGVAGFYAAALAFWGAAIWQLRPDPLALAALLPMALHLGWQVATLVPADGANALHRFRSNRNAGLLMFAACFVVGQTL; the protein is encoded by the coding sequence ATGGTACAACCGGCGCAAATCGTCCCCGACACCGAACATCGCGGGCTGGTCGGGATGCTCCCCGCCGCCCTGCGCCCCTTCGCGCTGCTTGCCCGGTTCGATCGGCCGATCGGCTGGTGGCTGCTGTTTTGGCCCGGCGCCTGGGCGATCACGCTGTCGGGCAACGCGCTGGCCCGCTGGGACCTGATCCTCTGGTTCCTGCTTGGCAGCATCGCGATGCGCGGCGCCGGCTGCGTCTATAACGACATCGTCGATCGCGACCTCGACCGACAGGTGGCGCGAACTGCCAGCCGGCCACTGGCAAGCGGGGCGGTCTCGCTTCGCGCGGCGTGGATCTGGCTGCTGGCGCTGTGCCTGATCGGGCTGGTCGTTCTGGTTCAGCTCACGCCGCCGGGTGCAGTCGTAGCGTTGAGCAGCCTCGCGCTGGTCGCCGCCTATCCGTTCATGAAGCGAATCACCTGGTGGCCGCAGGCGTGGCTTGGGCTCGTCTTCTCCTGGGCTGCTCTGGTCGGCTGGGCTGAAGCGCCGGAGAGTGCGCGGCTCCCGGGATTGCTGCTTTACGTCGGCTGCATCTTCTGGGTGATCGGCTACGACACGATCTATGCACTGCAGGATGTGGAGGACGATGCACTGGTCGGCGTCCGCTCCTCGGCACGGCGACTGGGAAGCCGGGTCCGCGGCGGCGTCGCCGGCTTTTATGCGGCTGCCCTCGCTTTTTGGGGCGCGGCCATCTGGCAGCTCCGCCCGGATCCGCTGGCACTTGCGGCCTTGCTCCCGATGGCGCTCCATCTCGGCTGGCAGGTGGCGACTTTGGTCCCCGCCGACGGTGCCAATGCGCTCCATCGCTTCCGCTCGAACCGCAATGCCGGGTTGTTGATGTTCGCCGCCTGCTTCGTCGTTGGTCAGACGCTTTGA
- a CDS encoding SDR family oxidoreductase has protein sequence MPRFSNKVILVTGASSGIGLATARLLAAEGARLVLSGRSADALAELCAEISATGGKAEALAGDVRDEDTARALVRIAEDRFGGLDAAFNNAGIVGDMGPLEELPLEAWRTLVDTNVTGAFLGAKHQIPALRRRGGGALLFTSSFVGVGAGLPGMAAYAATKAALVGLAQGLAVEHGEGGIRVNALVVGGTDTPANTARGAGPEVLEFIQKLHALRRLAEPEEIARAAAFLLSDEASFVTGSAMAVDGGASVTKT, from the coding sequence ATGCCCAGATTTTCGAACAAGGTAATACTCGTCACCGGCGCCAGTTCGGGCATCGGGCTGGCGACGGCGCGGCTGCTCGCCGCCGAGGGCGCCAGACTGGTGCTCTCAGGGCGCAGCGCCGATGCCCTTGCCGAGCTCTGCGCGGAAATCTCGGCGACGGGTGGCAAGGCGGAAGCGCTGGCCGGCGATGTCCGCGACGAAGACACGGCGCGAGCGCTGGTGCGTATTGCGGAGGATCGCTTCGGCGGGCTGGACGCGGCGTTCAACAACGCCGGGATTGTCGGCGATATGGGCCCCCTCGAGGAATTGCCGCTCGAGGCGTGGCGCACGCTGGTCGACACCAACGTCACCGGCGCGTTCCTCGGCGCCAAGCACCAGATCCCGGCGCTGCGCCGGCGCGGCGGCGGCGCATTGCTGTTCACCTCGAGCTTCGTCGGGGTCGGCGCCGGATTGCCCGGCATGGCGGCCTATGCCGCGACCAAGGCTGCCTTGGTCGGCCTCGCCCAGGGGCTCGCGGTCGAGCATGGCGAGGGGGGCATTCGGGTCAACGCGCTGGTCGTGGGCGGTACCGACACGCCGGCCAACACCGCGCGCGGCGCCGGACCTGAAGTGCTCGAATTCATCCAGAAGCTCCACGCGCTGCGGCGGCTCGCCGAGCCCGAGGAGATCGCCCGCGCGGCGGCGTTCCTGCTTTCCGACGAAGCGAGCTTCGTCACGGGATCGGCGATGGCGGTCGATGGCGGCGCTTCGGTCACCAAGACCTGA
- a CDS encoding glutamate--cysteine ligase: MSTKTVSDSNAAVIEDRAQLVDYFARGEKPKDRWRIGTEHEKFVYWKTADHRAPSYEEPGGIHALLIGLTHYGWKPVYEGDNIIALSGPDGAISLEPAGQFELSGAPLENLHETCAETGRHLQQVKEVGDRLGIGFLGLGMWHDKTRAELPIMPKGRYKIMLSHMPRVGSLGLDMMLRTCTIQVNLDYATEADMAKKFRVGLALQPLATALFANSPFTEGKPNGFLSFRSNIWSDTDPARTGMLPFVFEDGFGYERYTDYALDVPMYFVYRDGKYIDAAGQSFRDFLKGELPAYPGHKPTIDDWADHLSTAFPEVRMKQFLEMRGADGGRWGRICALPAFWVGLLYDDAALDAAWDLVKGWSMDERETLRSAVPRLALDAPIPGGGKLKDIAGEVLDISAAGLNARARLNASGDNESGFLDPLREIVRTGKVPAQVLLDRFNGEWAGDITRVYEEAKF; the protein is encoded by the coding sequence ATGAGCACGAAGACCGTTTCGGACAGCAACGCAGCGGTCATCGAGGATCGTGCCCAGCTGGTGGACTATTTCGCTCGCGGCGAGAAGCCGAAGGACCGCTGGCGGATCGGCACCGAGCACGAGAAGTTCGTTTATTGGAAGACCGCCGATCACCGCGCGCCCAGCTATGAGGAGCCCGGCGGCATCCACGCGCTGTTGATCGGCCTGACTCATTATGGCTGGAAGCCCGTTTATGAGGGCGACAACATCATCGCGCTCTCCGGCCCCGACGGCGCGATCAGCCTCGAGCCCGCCGGCCAGTTCGAGCTTTCCGGCGCTCCGCTCGAGAATTTGCACGAGACCTGCGCCGAGACCGGACGGCACCTCCAGCAGGTCAAGGAAGTCGGCGACCGCCTCGGCATCGGCTTCCTCGGTCTGGGCATGTGGCACGACAAGACCCGCGCCGAGCTGCCGATCATGCCCAAGGGCCGTTACAAGATCATGCTGAGCCACATGCCGCGCGTCGGCAGCCTCGGGCTCGACATGATGCTGCGCACCTGCACGATCCAGGTGAATCTCGATTATGCGACCGAAGCCGATATGGCGAAGAAGTTTCGCGTCGGGCTCGCGCTCCAGCCGCTGGCGACGGCATTGTTCGCCAATTCACCGTTCACCGAAGGCAAGCCCAACGGCTTCCTCTCCTTCCGCAGCAACATCTGGTCGGACACCGATCCGGCGCGCACCGGCATGCTGCCCTTCGTGTTCGAGGACGGCTTCGGCTATGAGCGCTACACCGACTATGCCCTCGATGTGCCGATGTACTTCGTCTATCGCGACGGCAAATATATCGACGCCGCCGGACAGAGTTTCCGCGACTTCCTGAAGGGCGAACTCCCCGCTTATCCCGGCCACAAGCCGACGATCGACGACTGGGCGGATCATCTTTCGACTGCCTTCCCCGAAGTGCGGATGAAGCAGTTCCTCGAGATGCGCGGCGCCGATGGCGGGCGATGGGGGCGGATCTGCGCGCTGCCGGCCTTCTGGGTCGGATTGCTCTATGACGATGCCGCGCTCGACGCGGCGTGGGATCTGGTCAAAGGCTGGTCGATGGACGAGCGCGAGACGCTGCGGAGCGCAGTGCCCAGGCTCGCGCTCGACGCGCCGATCCCCGGCGGCGGCAAGCTCAAGGACATCGCCGGCGAAGTGCTCGACATCTCGGCCGCCGGCCTCAATGCCCGCGCCCGGCTCAACGCCTCGGGCGACAATGAGAGCGGCTTCCTCGACCCGCTGCGCGAGATCGTGCGCACCGGCAAGGTCCCGGCGCAGGTGCTGCTCGACCGGTTCAACGGCGAGTGGGCCGGGGATATCACCCGCGTCTACGAAGAAGCGAAATTCTAG
- a CDS encoding 16S rRNA (uracil(1498)-N(3))-methyltransferase: MPATPAWPPQSTPRLFVETELAPGPLRIDGPPAHYLIQVMRLKTGDPVKLFDDITGEWLGIAQAVGRRDIVLDVVERLREREPVPDLWLCAAPIKKGRIDWVAEKACELGVARLAPVLTRRAVVDKLNLGRLRSHMIEAAEQCGRTALPELVEPVKLPAMLRDWPVERALFFADETGGMPALEAMRARPGPGAILVGPEGGFDAEEREAIRAHPKAIGIALGPRILRAETAAAAAVSLWMGTVGDW, translated from the coding sequence ATGCCCGCAACCCCCGCCTGGCCGCCGCAATCCACTCCGCGCCTGTTCGTCGAGACCGAACTCGCGCCCGGCCCGCTGCGCATCGATGGCCCGCCCGCGCATTATCTGATCCAGGTGATGCGGCTGAAGACGGGCGATCCGGTCAAGCTGTTCGACGACATCACCGGCGAATGGCTCGGCATCGCGCAGGCGGTCGGCAGGCGGGATATCGTGCTCGATGTAGTCGAAAGGCTGCGCGAACGCGAGCCGGTGCCCGATCTGTGGCTGTGCGCCGCACCGATCAAAAAGGGTCGGATCGACTGGGTCGCCGAAAAGGCATGCGAGCTGGGCGTCGCACGGCTCGCACCGGTGCTCACGCGACGCGCCGTGGTTGACAAGCTAAACCTCGGTCGGCTGCGCAGCCACATGATCGAGGCGGCCGAGCAATGCGGCCGCACCGCGCTGCCAGAGCTGGTCGAGCCGGTGAAGCTCCCCGCGATGCTGCGCGACTGGCCCGTCGAACGCGCATTGTTCTTCGCCGACGAGACCGGCGGCATGCCCGCGCTGGAAGCGATGCGCGCCCGTCCCGGCCCCGGCGCGATCCTGGTCGGCCCCGAAGGCGGCTTCGACGCCGAGGAGCGCGAGGCGATCCGGGCGCATCCGAAAGCGATTGGAATTGCGCTCGGTCCGCGTATCCTGCGCGCTGAAACCGCGGCAGCGGCCGCCGTAAGTCTTTGGATGGGAACGGTCGGCGATTGGTGA
- a CDS encoding SH3 domain-containing protein, protein MKAMLFAVSVATAALAVTPAAAQGARASKGQKMQEAAASDVPRCARKLGTVAIMDGDDPSYWTQNQLAPPQKLLRVLVQRSGCFNIVDRGTGLNAATRERNIGAGLGMQRGSNVGQGQIKAADYVLVAEIQSANSNVSGSGAAAGIGGLVGGRVGGLLGGIKSKKMEANTQLSLTNVRTTETIAVEEGYAAKNNLSFGGGGFLAIGGAVGGGYDNTDIGRIVTLSFIQAYSRMVTGLGLVRDGDAGTAGATPTKTFTAQAPVALRASASASARVLRTLPAGAIVYPTGTKNGLWWEVADENDNVGWVLNTKLAPSN, encoded by the coding sequence ATGAAAGCGATGCTGTTCGCAGTTTCGGTGGCAACCGCGGCCTTGGCGGTGACGCCGGCCGCCGCGCAGGGTGCGCGCGCCTCCAAGGGCCAGAAGATGCAGGAAGCCGCCGCGTCCGACGTGCCGCGTTGCGCGCGCAAGCTCGGCACGGTCGCGATCATGGACGGTGACGATCCCAGCTATTGGACCCAGAACCAGCTGGCGCCGCCGCAGAAGCTGTTGCGCGTGCTCGTCCAGCGTTCGGGCTGCTTCAACATCGTCGATCGCGGCACCGGCCTCAATGCCGCGACGCGCGAGCGCAACATCGGCGCGGGCCTCGGTATGCAGCGCGGCTCCAATGTCGGCCAAGGTCAGATCAAGGCGGCCGATTATGTGCTGGTCGCCGAGATCCAGAGCGCGAACAGCAATGTCAGCGGCAGCGGTGCTGCGGCCGGCATCGGCGGACTGGTCGGCGGCCGCGTCGGCGGGCTGCTCGGCGGCATCAAGAGCAAGAAGATGGAAGCCAACACCCAGCTCTCGCTGACCAACGTCCGCACCACCGAGACGATCGCAGTCGAAGAGGGCTATGCCGCCAAGAACAATCTGTCGTTCGGCGGCGGCGGCTTCCTCGCGATCGGCGGCGCCGTCGGCGGCGGCTATGACAACACCGACATCGGCCGCATCGTCACATTGTCGTTCATCCAGGCGTATAGCCGGATGGTCACCGGCCTCGGCCTGGTGCGCGACGGTGACGCAGGTACGGCCGGCGCCACGCCGACCAAGACCTTCACTGCGCAGGCTCCCGTCGCGTTGCGCGCGTCCGCCTCGGCGTCAGCCAGGGTCTTGCGGACGCTGCCTGCGGGCGCGATCGTCTATCCTACTGGCACCAAGAACGGCCTGTGGTGGGAAGTCGCCGACGAGAACGACAATGTCGGCTGGGTGCTCAATACCAAGCTCGCACCGTCGAACTGA